A part of Desulfofundulus salinus genomic DNA contains:
- a CDS encoding AAA family ATPase, which translates to MAVNNKERDYGPAGTGGAGLPAPEGAEITRRLHEVTRRLGEVQEAIGRVIVGQQEVVHQVLIALLAGGHVLLEGIPGLGKTVLVRTIGQVTGLTFRRIQFTPDLMPADITGTMVFEERGSGGPFRFVPGPIFANIVLADEINRATPKTQSALLEAMQERTVTVGGTSYPLPNPFFVLATQNPLEMEGTYPLPEAQLDRFLFKVNVPYPTAEELAVIAARTTGAVEPPVPALLEPHELLEWLGLVRHVVVVEDIMNYAVRLVLATQPENPHAPERVRRYVRYGSSPRGLQALILGARAEALRDGRPQVVYRDVQRVAPAALRHRLILGFEAAAEGVTADDLVVEILATVPAIS; encoded by the coding sequence ATGGCCGTAAACAATAAAGAAAGGGACTATGGACCGGCAGGTACAGGGGGCGCCGGCCTTCCGGCACCGGAAGGCGCGGAGATTACCCGCCGTTTACATGAGGTTACCCGCCGGCTGGGTGAAGTGCAGGAAGCCATCGGACGGGTGATTGTGGGGCAGCAGGAGGTGGTCCACCAGGTATTGATTGCCCTTCTGGCCGGGGGACACGTGCTCCTGGAAGGCATACCGGGTTTGGGTAAGACGGTGCTGGTGCGGACCATCGGCCAGGTGACCGGTCTTACCTTCCGGCGCATCCAGTTCACTCCCGACCTGATGCCGGCGGACATCACCGGCACCATGGTCTTTGAGGAGCGGGGTAGCGGCGGGCCTTTTCGTTTTGTGCCCGGACCAATCTTCGCCAACATTGTGCTGGCCGATGAAATAAACCGGGCTACTCCCAAAACCCAGAGCGCGTTACTGGAAGCCATGCAGGAACGCACGGTAACCGTGGGGGGGACGAGCTATCCCCTGCCCAATCCTTTCTTTGTACTGGCCACCCAGAACCCGCTGGAGATGGAGGGAACCTATCCCCTCCCTGAAGCCCAGCTGGACCGGTTTTTATTTAAAGTTAACGTACCCTACCCCACGGCCGAAGAGCTGGCGGTCATTGCCGCCCGGACCACCGGTGCCGTGGAGCCCCCGGTACCGGCGCTGCTTGAGCCCCACGAACTCCTGGAGTGGCTGGGGCTGGTACGGCACGTGGTGGTGGTTGAAGACATAATGAACTACGCGGTGCGACTGGTGCTGGCAACCCAACCCGAAAACCCCCACGCCCCCGAGCGGGTGCGCCGTTATGTCCGGTACGGTTCCAGTCCCCGGGGGTTGCAGGCCTTGATCCTGGGAGCCCGGGCCGAGGCCCTGCGGGACGGTCGCCCCCAGGTGGTTTACCGGGATGTACAGCGGGTGGCACCGGCCGCCCTGCGCCACCGTTTGATCCTGGGCTTCGAAGCGGCCGCGGAAGGAGTTACGGCCGATGACCTGGTTGTCGAGATACTGGCTACGGTGCCGGCGATATCGTGA
- a CDS encoding DUF58 domain-containing protein produces the protein MKFQNHSHNPDPAPGRYLLEPGLVARLEGYRLVRYRPAGGEPGGGRRSHRKGGAVEFADYRQYTPGDEPRRVDWKAYARLGRLYVKEFLDERQDCVLLLVDTSASMDYGGEAHKGRCALRVAAGLGICALAGHDRLAAAAGGSQTALLAPLGGRGSIFRLLQFLEGLTFGGVSDLAGDLRAALAMAPRTGSLYVFSDLLDLEKVEKTLRLAAGYGLETTLLHIMAPQERQPVLEGEWALVDAESGDRVEISVTPALLLAYRRRLENHMGQLDDLCRRWGARRVMVDSGERPPAPSSLP, from the coding sequence ATGAAATTCCAAAATCATTCTCATAACCCTGACCCGGCTCCCGGCAGGTACTTGCTAGAGCCCGGCCTGGTGGCCCGCCTGGAAGGCTACCGCCTGGTGCGTTACCGCCCCGCCGGGGGTGAACCCGGCGGGGGCCGGCGTTCCCACCGTAAGGGGGGCGCGGTGGAATTTGCCGACTACCGCCAGTATACGCCCGGAGACGAACCCCGCCGGGTGGACTGGAAGGCCTATGCCCGGCTGGGTCGATTGTACGTCAAGGAGTTTCTTGATGAGCGGCAGGACTGCGTCCTGCTGCTGGTGGATACCAGTGCCTCCATGGATTACGGCGGGGAGGCCCACAAAGGGCGCTGCGCCCTGCGGGTGGCTGCCGGGCTGGGGATATGCGCCCTGGCGGGCCATGACCGTTTGGCCGCCGCGGCCGGTGGGAGCCAAACAGCCCTCTTAGCCCCTCTGGGAGGGCGGGGGAGTATTTTTCGCCTGCTGCAGTTTCTGGAGGGATTGACTTTTGGAGGCGTTTCCGACCTGGCCGGGGACCTGCGTGCCGCTTTAGCCATGGCACCCCGTACGGGCAGCCTGTACGTTTTTTCCGACCTGCTGGATCTGGAGAAGGTGGAAAAGACCCTGCGCCTGGCTGCGGGTTACGGTTTGGAAACGACGCTCCTGCACATCATGGCACCCCAGGAGCGGCAGCCAGTTTTGGAAGGGGAATGGGCGCTGGTGGATGCCGAGAGCGGGGACCGGGTGGAAATATCCGTAACCCCCGCGTTGCTCCTGGCATACCGGCGGCGCCTGGAAAACCATATGGGGCAACTGGACGACCTGTGCCGGCGCTGGGGAGCCCGGCGGGTGATGGTGGACAGCGGTGAGAGGCCGCCGGCACCTTCTTCATTACCTTGA
- a CDS encoding vWA domain-containing protein codes for MGISFTEPLWWLALPVILAAAWYLRLPWLQMARLAGRGPWRREIFRVAFRFAILILLVAVLAGPHLVMPVQRQAVIMALDASASVGPARSQGEQWIREALEARPASALAGVVAFGQRALVEEPPGLRPVFHQLGTDPGVAGSRVGEALRLAGALFPEDARRRVVLLSDGRDTGGDAVAAARQLREEGVRVDVVPLGGPAGPDVRVEALKVPLRARVGEKTALEVVVTANRDTRATLYIDRDGMMVASREVQLRAGENRISLSVDAGSAGLHSYHARLVAADPARDVFTANNRAGAVQQVSGPPHVLVVSPDIKETVTLVRSLRSAGKVEVTVVTPESVPGGLAAWARYQAVFLVDVPAFSLGEKTMQEIETYVRDGGGGLVMVGGPDSYGPGGYAGTPVERALPVERNVRSRQNCG; via the coding sequence GTGGGCATTAGTTTTACCGAACCTTTATGGTGGCTGGCCCTGCCGGTAATTCTGGCCGCCGCCTGGTACCTGCGCCTGCCCTGGCTGCAGATGGCCCGGCTGGCCGGACGGGGGCCCTGGCGGCGGGAAATTTTCCGGGTCGCTTTTCGTTTTGCCATCCTGATCCTCCTTGTGGCCGTGCTGGCGGGGCCGCACCTGGTTATGCCGGTGCAGCGGCAGGCGGTAATTATGGCCCTGGACGCTTCGGCCAGCGTGGGGCCGGCCAGAAGCCAGGGAGAACAGTGGATCCGGGAAGCGCTGGAGGCCAGGCCGGCTTCCGCCCTGGCCGGCGTGGTTGCCTTTGGCCAGCGGGCACTGGTGGAAGAACCCCCGGGACTCCGGCCGGTGTTTCACCAGCTGGGGACCGATCCCGGCGTGGCGGGCAGCCGGGTGGGAGAAGCCCTGCGCCTGGCCGGGGCCCTTTTCCCCGAAGATGCCCGGCGGCGGGTGGTATTGTTGTCCGACGGGCGGGATACCGGGGGTGATGCCGTGGCGGCGGCCCGCCAGCTGCGGGAAGAAGGAGTGCGGGTGGATGTGGTGCCTCTGGGAGGTCCTGCCGGTCCGGACGTGCGTGTGGAAGCTTTAAAAGTCCCTCTCCGGGCCCGGGTGGGCGAAAAGACGGCCCTGGAAGTGGTGGTTACTGCCAACAGGGACACCCGGGCCACCCTTTATATAGACCGGGACGGGATGATGGTGGCCTCCCGGGAGGTGCAGCTGCGGGCGGGGGAAAACCGCATCAGCCTCTCCGTTGATGCGGGCAGTGCCGGCCTGCACAGCTACCATGCCCGCCTGGTGGCCGCCGATCCCGCCCGGGATGTTTTTACGGCCAATAACCGGGCCGGTGCGGTGCAACAGGTTAGTGGGCCGCCCCACGTCCTGGTGGTGAGCCCTGATATAAAAGAGACTGTTACCCTGGTCCGCTCGCTGCGCAGCGCCGGAAAAGTAGAGGTTACGGTGGTAACCCCGGAAAGCGTGCCCGGGGGATTGGCCGCCTGGGCCCGTTACCAGGCGGTGTTTCTGGTTGACGTGCCTGCTTTCAGTCTGGGAGAAAAAACCATGCAGGAGATTGAAACCTATGTGCGGGACGGGGGTGGCGGCCTGGTTATGGTGGGCGGACCCGACTCCTATGGTCCCGGCGGTTACGCCGGTACCCCGGTGGAACGGGCGCTGCCCGTGGAAAGAAATGTTCGTTCACGGCAAAACTGCGGGTAG
- a CDS encoding vWA domain-containing protein: MSFLHPLFLWVGLTLPAIVALYILRPRRREMIVPSTLFWQAAPSSIEASRPWQRLKPRLLLWLQLLAAASLTLGAAAPVWYWGSPSKSVIVLLDASASMNATDLGQTRFSRALREVEALADSLEKGATMTVIAFDRQPRMVVREAADSRQVHRALQGLKPSCYPGDLGPALSLARALGRQQDRPRIVLVSDGGLAPVDNAGDLELVTVGKDGAANVALAGLQLRPAGEGQAAQVTVVNHGGRAASGQVYLSAGRQEMQARKWHLGPGESTHLLWPDLPAGVPVAARLAVDDAGMDHLALDNQAWAVPENKHRVRVLLVSRGNIFLERALGVLPGVEVYKCTPQEYPSLLGGAYNYEITVLDGLNSPLPPGAALFVNPPAGEVAGLKVGGKFHPPALAGMEGSAILHYVDLSQVHIASARDLEPGSGWAADVKAAGKTVLAHGQGQGKRLVVWGFDLHDSDLPLRPAFPVLLHNTMAWLAPPDLELPAQVYPGQEVEVAALPLARGIEVEPVSPEAVFFRGASLSSVPNENNLDDGKPGARVVLAPPFPPAPWIPSAPGLYRIVESCGDGDYPGHQISRLVAVNGYHPRESDLRVRDPRSQQGEEVTSTAPRPRPRSLAGLLSALALAVVLVEWGVASRGH, from the coding sequence TTGAGCTTTTTACACCCCCTTTTCCTGTGGGTGGGCCTGACTTTGCCGGCCATAGTGGCCCTGTACATATTGCGACCCCGGCGCAGGGAAATGATTGTTCCCAGCACCCTTTTCTGGCAGGCAGCGCCGTCCAGTATAGAGGCCAGCCGCCCCTGGCAGCGGCTGAAACCCCGGTTGTTATTGTGGCTGCAGCTGCTGGCGGCCGCATCCCTGACCCTGGGGGCTGCAGCGCCGGTGTGGTACTGGGGTTCACCTTCCAAAAGCGTCATAGTACTTCTTGATGCCTCGGCCAGTATGAACGCTACCGATTTAGGGCAGACCCGCTTTTCCCGGGCATTGCGGGAAGTGGAGGCCCTGGCCGATAGCCTGGAGAAGGGGGCTACCATGACGGTTATTGCCTTTGACCGGCAGCCCCGGATGGTGGTGCGTGAGGCTGCCGATTCCCGGCAGGTGCACCGGGCGCTGCAGGGGCTCAAGCCGTCCTGTTATCCGGGGGACCTGGGGCCGGCCCTTTCCCTGGCCCGGGCACTGGGCCGCCAGCAGGACCGGCCCCGGATAGTCCTGGTGAGTGACGGCGGTCTGGCTCCGGTGGACAATGCCGGGGATCTGGAACTGGTCACCGTGGGTAAGGATGGGGCGGCCAATGTGGCCCTGGCCGGTTTGCAGCTTCGCCCGGCCGGAGAAGGCCAGGCAGCCCAGGTAACGGTTGTTAACCATGGCGGGCGGGCGGCTTCCGGCCAGGTTTACCTGAGTGCAGGCCGCCAGGAAATGCAGGCCCGGAAATGGCACCTGGGGCCGGGGGAAAGCACCCACCTGCTGTGGCCCGATTTACCTGCCGGGGTGCCGGTGGCGGCACGCCTGGCCGTAGATGATGCCGGGATGGATCACCTGGCCCTGGACAACCAGGCCTGGGCGGTGCCCGAAAACAAACACCGCGTGCGGGTTTTGCTGGTCAGCCGGGGAAATATCTTCCTGGAACGGGCGCTGGGTGTATTGCCGGGCGTTGAGGTATATAAATGCACCCCTCAAGAATACCCATCCCTTTTGGGCGGAGCTTACAACTACGAGATTACCGTGCTGGACGGCCTTAATTCCCCCTTGCCGCCGGGGGCGGCGCTTTTTGTAAATCCCCCGGCGGGGGAGGTGGCCGGATTAAAAGTGGGTGGCAAATTTCATCCTCCGGCTCTGGCGGGAATGGAAGGAAGTGCCATCCTCCACTATGTGGATCTTTCCCAGGTGCATATTGCCTCTGCCCGCGACCTGGAACCGGGCAGCGGCTGGGCCGCCGACGTAAAGGCGGCCGGGAAAACGGTGCTGGCCCACGGTCAGGGGCAGGGAAAACGCCTGGTGGTCTGGGGATTTGATTTGCATGATTCCGATCTCCCCCTGCGTCCGGCCTTTCCCGTTCTCCTGCATAACACGATGGCCTGGCTGGCACCTCCTGACCTGGAGCTGCCGGCACAGGTTTACCCGGGTCAGGAGGTAGAGGTGGCCGCTTTACCTCTGGCCCGGGGTATAGAGGTGGAGCCGGTTTCACCGGAAGCAGTTTTTTTCCGGGGAGCTTCCCTTTCCAGTGTTCCCAATGAGAACAATTTAGATGATGGCAAGCCTGGTGCTCGGGTGGTGCTTGCCCCACCCTTCCCGCCTGCTCCCTGGATTCCCTCTGCGCCGGGCCTGTACCGCATCGTGGAAAGCTGCGGGGATGGGGATTATCCCGGCCACCAGATCAGCCGTCTGGTGGCCGTAAACGGATACCATCCCCGGGAATCGGATCTGCGCGTGCGGGACCCCCGTTCCCAGCAGGGGGAGGAGGTAACCTCCACCGCCCCGCGGCCCCGGCCCCGATCCCTGGCGGGCTTGTTGAGTGCTCTGGCCCTGGCGGTGGTGCTGGTGGAGTGGGGGGTGGCCAGCCGTGGGCATTAG